A single window of Castor canadensis chromosome 3, mCasCan1.hap1v2, whole genome shotgun sequence DNA harbors:
- the Gpihbp1 gene encoding glycosylphosphatidylinositol-anchored high density lipoprotein-binding protein 1 isoform X2 encodes MKALGAVLLAVLLCGHSGSRQTQEDNDYEDMGQESYGYDDDDDNDDEEEEEETNLISSSRDRVFLECYTCQLLQSGESCEDTQRCFHSQAFCTTLISHGNTDSGLLTTYSMWCTDTCQPIVKTVEGTQMTQTCCQSTLCNVPPWQSSQHQDTPDVRTGSPQGGRAGQPQGNGAGGHPDCPKSVGITLLLSLLSSLWATGP; translated from the exons ATGAAGGCACTCGGTGCTGTCCTCTTGGCCGTGCTGCTGTGCGGACACTCAG GGAGCAGGCAGACACAGGAGGACAATGACTATGAGGACATGGGGCAGGAAAGTTATGGCTATGACGATGACGATGACAATGAcgatgaggaggaagaggaagagaccaaCCTGATTTCTAGCAGCAGGGACAGAG TGTTCCTGGAGTGCTATACCTGTCAGCTGCTGCAGAGTGGGGAGAGCTGTGAAGACACACAGCGCTGCTTCCATAGCCAGGCCTTCTGCACCACACTCATCTCCCATGGGAACACTG ACTCAGGTCTCCTGACCACTTACTCAATGTGGTGCACAGACACCTGCCAACCCATCGTCAAGACAGTGGAGGGGACCCAAATGACCCAGACCTGCTGCCAGTCCACTCTGTGCAATGTCCCACCCTGGCAGAGCTCCCAACACCAGGACACACCAGATGTCAGGACAGGGAGCCCCCAGGGTGGCAGGGCTGGCCAACCCCAGGGCAATGGGGCAGGAGGCCACCCAGACTGCCCCAAAAGTGTGGGCATAaccctcctgctcagcctcctcAGCAGCCTTTGGGCAACAGGGCCATGA
- the Gpihbp1 gene encoding glycosylphosphatidylinositol-anchored high density lipoprotein-binding protein 1 isoform X1 — protein MKALGAVLLAVLLCGHSGIPAWSGSRQTQEDNDYEDMGQESYGYDDDDDNDDEEEEEETNLISSSRDRVFLECYTCQLLQSGESCEDTQRCFHSQAFCTTLISHGNTDSGLLTTYSMWCTDTCQPIVKTVEGTQMTQTCCQSTLCNVPPWQSSQHQDTPDVRTGSPQGGRAGQPQGNGAGGHPDCPKSVGITLLLSLLSSLWATGP, from the exons ATGAAGGCACTCGGTGCTGTCCTCTTGGCCGTGCTGCTGTGCGGACACTCAG GTATTCCTGCGTGGTCAGGGAGCAGGCAGACACAGGAGGACAATGACTATGAGGACATGGGGCAGGAAAGTTATGGCTATGACGATGACGATGACAATGAcgatgaggaggaagaggaagagaccaaCCTGATTTCTAGCAGCAGGGACAGAG TGTTCCTGGAGTGCTATACCTGTCAGCTGCTGCAGAGTGGGGAGAGCTGTGAAGACACACAGCGCTGCTTCCATAGCCAGGCCTTCTGCACCACACTCATCTCCCATGGGAACACTG ACTCAGGTCTCCTGACCACTTACTCAATGTGGTGCACAGACACCTGCCAACCCATCGTCAAGACAGTGGAGGGGACCCAAATGACCCAGACCTGCTGCCAGTCCACTCTGTGCAATGTCCCACCCTGGCAGAGCTCCCAACACCAGGACACACCAGATGTCAGGACAGGGAGCCCCCAGGGTGGCAGGGCTGGCCAACCCCAGGGCAATGGGGCAGGAGGCCACCCAGACTGCCCCAAAAGTGTGGGCATAaccctcctgctcagcctcctcAGCAGCCTTTGGGCAACAGGGCCATGA
- the Gpihbp1 gene encoding glycosylphosphatidylinositol-anchored high density lipoprotein-binding protein 1 isoform X3: MGQESYGYDDDDDNDDEEEEEETNLISSSRDRVFLECYTCQLLQSGESCEDTQRCFHSQAFCTTLISHGNTDSGLLTTYSMWCTDTCQPIVKTVEGTQMTQTCCQSTLCNVPPWQSSQHQDTPDVRTGSPQGGRAGQPQGNGAGGHPDCPKSVGITLLLSLLSSLWATGP; the protein is encoded by the exons ATGGGGCAGGAAAGTTATGGCTATGACGATGACGATGACAATGAcgatgaggaggaagaggaagagaccaaCCTGATTTCTAGCAGCAGGGACAGAG TGTTCCTGGAGTGCTATACCTGTCAGCTGCTGCAGAGTGGGGAGAGCTGTGAAGACACACAGCGCTGCTTCCATAGCCAGGCCTTCTGCACCACACTCATCTCCCATGGGAACACTG ACTCAGGTCTCCTGACCACTTACTCAATGTGGTGCACAGACACCTGCCAACCCATCGTCAAGACAGTGGAGGGGACCCAAATGACCCAGACCTGCTGCCAGTCCACTCTGTGCAATGTCCCACCCTGGCAGAGCTCCCAACACCAGGACACACCAGATGTCAGGACAGGGAGCCCCCAGGGTGGCAGGGCTGGCCAACCCCAGGGCAATGGGGCAGGAGGCCACCCAGACTGCCCCAAAAGTGTGGGCATAaccctcctgctcagcctcctcAGCAGCCTTTGGGCAACAGGGCCATGA